A region from the Excalfactoria chinensis isolate bCotChi1 chromosome 11, bCotChi1.hap2, whole genome shotgun sequence genome encodes:
- the HERPUD1 gene encoding homocysteine-responsive endoplasmic reticulum-resident ubiquitin-like domain member 1 protein isoform X3, with the protein MAEELSLSLLVRSPARRHPDMRLRAAPAWSVRRLKAELRRRAPGEPAEDDQKLIYCGKLLLDHQLLQEFLPGEELHALHLVYNMRTPTDVPESSAEVKAAQPKLTTEARQEPAAASSDGGRLGCSSGGQAAAAEAGARPETPQHAFQAVPPGFSVYTTYSMLQMSWLQQIYARQYYMQYLASTAASADPASTRRSQEIPVTPPAPLPDPFPAQNQPGDQNAAPQANVVANQNLRMNAQGGPLMGEEEEGGNRDWLDWLYSATLFYVFVNIVYFYSSVSRFLLVMGGTVLMYLHHVGWFPFRQRRAQPFPDNVPPQDAVNQDQNNNLQQGGNAGRAEEPEALPDAGQVLPELPQANPSLMSTAWLFFKTFFASLLPEGPRLTRN; encoded by the exons ATGGCGGAGGAGCTGAGCCTGTCGCTGTTGGTGCGCAGCCCCGCGCGGCGGCACCCCGACATGCGGCTCCGCGCCGCGCCCGCATGGAGCGTGCGGCGACTGAAGGCCGAGCTGCGCCGCCGTGCCCCCGGGGAGCCG GCTGAGGACGACCAGAAGTTGATCTACTGCgggaagctgctgctggaccATCAGCTCCTACAAGAGTTCCTGCCCGGG gaggagctgcatgCTCTGCACCTGGTCTACAACATGAGGACTCCTACAGatgtgcctgagagcagcgcAGAG GTTAAAGCTGCTCAGCCAAAGCTGACGACAGAAGCTAGGCAagaaccagctgctgcttcttcagatgGTGGAAGGCTGGGATGCTCTTCTGGtggccaggcagcagcagcagaagctggtGCCAG GCCTGAAACACCTCAGCATGCTTTCCAAGCCGTGCCTCCTGGGTTTTCTGTGTACACAACCTACAGCATGCTTCAGATGTCCTGGCTTCAACAGATCTATGCAAGGCAATACTACATGCAATA cttgGCTTCTACTGCTGCATCTGCTGACCCAGCCTCCACACGGCGTTCTCAGGAGATCCCGGTGACACCCCCAGCTCCTCTCCCAGACCCATTTCCTGCACAAAACCAACCCGGGGACCAGAACGCTGCTCCTCAAGCCAACGTGGTGGCCAACCAGAACTTAAGGATGAACGCCCAGGGGGGTCCTCTCatgggggaagaggaggagggtgGCAATCGAGACTGGCTGGACTGGCTCTACTCTGCAACGCTGTTCTACGTTTTTGTCAACATCGTTTATTTCTACTCCAGTGTCAGCAGATTCCTCCTGGTTATGGGTGGCACTGTTCTGATGTATCT GCACCATGTCGGATGGTTTCCCTTTAGACAGCGACGAGCCCAGCCTTTCCCAGATAACGTCCCTCCTCAGGATGCTGTAAACCAGGACCAGAACAATAACTTGCAG CAGGGAGGgaatgcaggcagagcagaggaaccTGAGGCCCTTCCTGATGCTGGACAAGTTCTGCCAGAGCTGCCACAGGCCAACCCGTCCCTTATGAGCACAGCGTGGCTGTTTTTCAAGACCTTCTTTGCATCCCTCCTTCCAGAAGGGCCCAGACTGACCCGCAACTGA
- the HERPUD1 gene encoding homocysteine-responsive endoplasmic reticulum-resident ubiquitin-like domain member 1 protein isoform X1: MAEELSLSLLVRSPARRHPDMRLRAAPAWSVRRLKAELRRRAPGEPAEDDQKLIYCGKLLLDHQLLQEFLPGQEELHALHLVYNMRTPTDVPESSAEVKAAQPKLTTEARQEPAAASSDGGRLGCSSGGQAAAAEAGARPETPQHAFQAVPPGFSVYTTYSMLQMSWLQQIYARQYYMQYLASTAASADPASTRRSQEIPVTPPAPLPDPFPAQNQPGDQNAAPQANVVANQNLRMNAQGGPLMGEEEEGGNRDWLDWLYSATLFYVFVNIVYFYSSVSRFLLVMGGTVLMYLHHVGWFPFRQRRAQPFPDNVPPQDAVNQDQNNNLQQGGNAGRAEEPEALPDAGQVLPELPQANPSLMSTAWLFFKTFFASLLPEGPRLTRN, encoded by the exons ATGGCGGAGGAGCTGAGCCTGTCGCTGTTGGTGCGCAGCCCCGCGCGGCGGCACCCCGACATGCGGCTCCGCGCCGCGCCCGCATGGAGCGTGCGGCGACTGAAGGCCGAGCTGCGCCGCCGTGCCCCCGGGGAGCCG GCTGAGGACGACCAGAAGTTGATCTACTGCgggaagctgctgctggaccATCAGCTCCTACAAGAGTTCCTGCCCGGG caggaggagctgcatgCTCTGCACCTGGTCTACAACATGAGGACTCCTACAGatgtgcctgagagcagcgcAGAG GTTAAAGCTGCTCAGCCAAAGCTGACGACAGAAGCTAGGCAagaaccagctgctgcttcttcagatgGTGGAAGGCTGGGATGCTCTTCTGGtggccaggcagcagcagcagaagctggtGCCAG GCCTGAAACACCTCAGCATGCTTTCCAAGCCGTGCCTCCTGGGTTTTCTGTGTACACAACCTACAGCATGCTTCAGATGTCCTGGCTTCAACAGATCTATGCAAGGCAATACTACATGCAATA cttgGCTTCTACTGCTGCATCTGCTGACCCAGCCTCCACACGGCGTTCTCAGGAGATCCCGGTGACACCCCCAGCTCCTCTCCCAGACCCATTTCCTGCACAAAACCAACCCGGGGACCAGAACGCTGCTCCTCAAGCCAACGTGGTGGCCAACCAGAACTTAAGGATGAACGCCCAGGGGGGTCCTCTCatgggggaagaggaggagggtgGCAATCGAGACTGGCTGGACTGGCTCTACTCTGCAACGCTGTTCTACGTTTTTGTCAACATCGTTTATTTCTACTCCAGTGTCAGCAGATTCCTCCTGGTTATGGGTGGCACTGTTCTGATGTATCT GCACCATGTCGGATGGTTTCCCTTTAGACAGCGACGAGCCCAGCCTTTCCCAGATAACGTCCCTCCTCAGGATGCTGTAAACCAGGACCAGAACAATAACTTGCAG CAGGGAGGgaatgcaggcagagcagaggaaccTGAGGCCCTTCCTGATGCTGGACAAGTTCTGCCAGAGCTGCCACAGGCCAACCCGTCCCTTATGAGCACAGCGTGGCTGTTTTTCAAGACCTTCTTTGCATCCCTCCTTCCAGAAGGGCCCAGACTGACCCGCAACTGA
- the HERPUD1 gene encoding homocysteine-responsive endoplasmic reticulum-resident ubiquitin-like domain member 1 protein isoform X2, whose translation MAEELSLSLLVRSPARRHPDMRLRAAPAWSVRRLKAELRRRAPGEPAEDDQKLIYCGKLLLDHQLLQEFLPGQEELHALHLVYNMRTPTDVPESSAEVKAAQPKLTTEARQEPAAASSDGGRLGCSSGGQAAAAEAGARPETPQHAFQAVPPGFSVYTTYSMLQMSWLQQIYARQYYMQYLASTAASADPASTRRSQEIPVTPPAPLPDPFPAQNQPGDQNAAPQANVVANQNLRMNAQGGPLMGEEEEGGNRDWLDWLYSATLFYVFVNIVYFYSSVSRFLLVMGGTVLMYLHHVGWFPFRQRRAQPFPDNVPPQDAVNQDQNNNLQGGNAGRAEEPEALPDAGQVLPELPQANPSLMSTAWLFFKTFFASLLPEGPRLTRN comes from the exons ATGGCGGAGGAGCTGAGCCTGTCGCTGTTGGTGCGCAGCCCCGCGCGGCGGCACCCCGACATGCGGCTCCGCGCCGCGCCCGCATGGAGCGTGCGGCGACTGAAGGCCGAGCTGCGCCGCCGTGCCCCCGGGGAGCCG GCTGAGGACGACCAGAAGTTGATCTACTGCgggaagctgctgctggaccATCAGCTCCTACAAGAGTTCCTGCCCGGG caggaggagctgcatgCTCTGCACCTGGTCTACAACATGAGGACTCCTACAGatgtgcctgagagcagcgcAGAG GTTAAAGCTGCTCAGCCAAAGCTGACGACAGAAGCTAGGCAagaaccagctgctgcttcttcagatgGTGGAAGGCTGGGATGCTCTTCTGGtggccaggcagcagcagcagaagctggtGCCAG GCCTGAAACACCTCAGCATGCTTTCCAAGCCGTGCCTCCTGGGTTTTCTGTGTACACAACCTACAGCATGCTTCAGATGTCCTGGCTTCAACAGATCTATGCAAGGCAATACTACATGCAATA cttgGCTTCTACTGCTGCATCTGCTGACCCAGCCTCCACACGGCGTTCTCAGGAGATCCCGGTGACACCCCCAGCTCCTCTCCCAGACCCATTTCCTGCACAAAACCAACCCGGGGACCAGAACGCTGCTCCTCAAGCCAACGTGGTGGCCAACCAGAACTTAAGGATGAACGCCCAGGGGGGTCCTCTCatgggggaagaggaggagggtgGCAATCGAGACTGGCTGGACTGGCTCTACTCTGCAACGCTGTTCTACGTTTTTGTCAACATCGTTTATTTCTACTCCAGTGTCAGCAGATTCCTCCTGGTTATGGGTGGCACTGTTCTGATGTATCT GCACCATGTCGGATGGTTTCCCTTTAGACAGCGACGAGCCCAGCCTTTCCCAGATAACGTCCCTCCTCAGGATGCTGTAAACCAGGACCAGAACAATAACTTGCAG GGAGGgaatgcaggcagagcagaggaaccTGAGGCCCTTCCTGATGCTGGACAAGTTCTGCCAGAGCTGCCACAGGCCAACCCGTCCCTTATGAGCACAGCGTGGCTGTTTTTCAAGACCTTCTTTGCATCCCTCCTTCCAGAAGGGCCCAGACTGACCCGCAACTGA
- the HERPUD1 gene encoding homocysteine-responsive endoplasmic reticulum-resident ubiquitin-like domain member 1 protein isoform X4, whose product MAEELSLSLLVRSPARRHPDMRLRAAPAWSVRRLKAELRRRAPGEPAEDDQKLIYCGKLLLDHQLLQEFLPGEELHALHLVYNMRTPTDVPESSAEVKAAQPKLTTEARQEPAAASSDGGRLGCSSGGQAAAAEAGARPETPQHAFQAVPPGFSVYTTYSMLQMSWLQQIYARQYYMQYLASTAASADPASTRRSQEIPVTPPAPLPDPFPAQNQPGDQNAAPQANVVANQNLRMNAQGGPLMGEEEEGGNRDWLDWLYSATLFYVFVNIVYFYSSVSRFLLVMGGTVLMYLHHVGWFPFRQRRAQPFPDNVPPQDAVNQDQNNNLQGGNAGRAEEPEALPDAGQVLPELPQANPSLMSTAWLFFKTFFASLLPEGPRLTRN is encoded by the exons ATGGCGGAGGAGCTGAGCCTGTCGCTGTTGGTGCGCAGCCCCGCGCGGCGGCACCCCGACATGCGGCTCCGCGCCGCGCCCGCATGGAGCGTGCGGCGACTGAAGGCCGAGCTGCGCCGCCGTGCCCCCGGGGAGCCG GCTGAGGACGACCAGAAGTTGATCTACTGCgggaagctgctgctggaccATCAGCTCCTACAAGAGTTCCTGCCCGGG gaggagctgcatgCTCTGCACCTGGTCTACAACATGAGGACTCCTACAGatgtgcctgagagcagcgcAGAG GTTAAAGCTGCTCAGCCAAAGCTGACGACAGAAGCTAGGCAagaaccagctgctgcttcttcagatgGTGGAAGGCTGGGATGCTCTTCTGGtggccaggcagcagcagcagaagctggtGCCAG GCCTGAAACACCTCAGCATGCTTTCCAAGCCGTGCCTCCTGGGTTTTCTGTGTACACAACCTACAGCATGCTTCAGATGTCCTGGCTTCAACAGATCTATGCAAGGCAATACTACATGCAATA cttgGCTTCTACTGCTGCATCTGCTGACCCAGCCTCCACACGGCGTTCTCAGGAGATCCCGGTGACACCCCCAGCTCCTCTCCCAGACCCATTTCCTGCACAAAACCAACCCGGGGACCAGAACGCTGCTCCTCAAGCCAACGTGGTGGCCAACCAGAACTTAAGGATGAACGCCCAGGGGGGTCCTCTCatgggggaagaggaggagggtgGCAATCGAGACTGGCTGGACTGGCTCTACTCTGCAACGCTGTTCTACGTTTTTGTCAACATCGTTTATTTCTACTCCAGTGTCAGCAGATTCCTCCTGGTTATGGGTGGCACTGTTCTGATGTATCT GCACCATGTCGGATGGTTTCCCTTTAGACAGCGACGAGCCCAGCCTTTCCCAGATAACGTCCCTCCTCAGGATGCTGTAAACCAGGACCAGAACAATAACTTGCAG GGAGGgaatgcaggcagagcagaggaaccTGAGGCCCTTCCTGATGCTGGACAAGTTCTGCCAGAGCTGCCACAGGCCAACCCGTCCCTTATGAGCACAGCGTGGCTGTTTTTCAAGACCTTCTTTGCATCCCTCCTTCCAGAAGGGCCCAGACTGACCCGCAACTGA